In Planctomycetaceae bacterium, a single genomic region encodes these proteins:
- a CDS encoding zinc-dependent alcohol dehydrogenase family protein: protein MVLNAIAPIDSSPLTLTDVSDPQPGRGQVRLRVSCCAICRTDLHVIEGELPQQKLPIIPGHQIVGRVDAMGEGCTQLTLGQRVGVAWLRHTCGQCEFCTSHRENLCGDQRFTGYHEDGGYAELAVIDEDFAYEIPDGFADTQAAPLLCAGIVGYRALKRANLPSGGTLAIYGFGSSAHVIFQIARHRGCRVFVVTRGASHAQLARDMGAAWAGASAADMPENVDSAIVFAPAGELVPAALSRLKKGGTLSLADIYMTPIPQMDYQQCLFFERDVRSVTANTRQDGRELLAEAAAIPIRPHVTTYPLAQANRALQDLKSDRINGTGVLIVD from the coding sequence ATGGTCCTCAACGCGATCGCGCCAATCGACAGCAGCCCGCTGACGCTGACGGACGTGTCCGATCCCCAACCCGGGCGCGGGCAGGTTCGCCTGCGGGTGAGTTGCTGTGCGATCTGCCGCACCGATCTGCACGTCATAGAAGGCGAGTTGCCACAGCAAAAGCTGCCCATTATTCCCGGCCACCAGATCGTCGGGCGCGTCGATGCAATGGGCGAGGGCTGCACGCAGTTGACGCTCGGGCAGCGTGTGGGCGTGGCATGGCTGCGGCACACGTGCGGGCAGTGCGAGTTTTGCACCTCCCATCGCGAAAACCTCTGCGGCGACCAGCGATTCACCGGCTATCACGAAGATGGCGGCTATGCCGAACTTGCAGTGATTGACGAAGATTTCGCCTACGAGATCCCCGACGGGTTCGCCGACACCCAGGCCGCCCCACTGCTGTGCGCGGGCATCGTCGGCTACCGGGCGCTCAAGCGGGCGAACCTGCCGTCCGGGGGCACGCTTGCGATCTACGGATTCGGCAGCAGCGCGCACGTGATCTTCCAGATCGCGAGGCACCGCGGTTGTCGCGTGTTCGTGGTGACGCGAGGAGCTTCGCACGCGCAGCTCGCGCGTGACATGGGCGCCGCATGGGCGGGCGCATCTGCGGCCGACATGCCCGAAAATGTCGACAGCGCGATCGTCTTCGCCCCGGCCGGCGAGCTGGTGCCCGCGGCGCTGTCGCGGCTCAAGAAAGGCGGAACGCTTTCGCTGGCGGATATCTACATGACGCCGATCCCGCAGATGGACTACCAGCAGTGCCTCTTCTTCGAGCGCGACGTGCGGTCGGTGACGGCCAACACGCGCCAGGACGGGCGCGAACTGCTCGCCGAGGCGGCGGCGATCCCCATCCGCCCGCACGTGACGACGTATCCCCTTGCCCAGGCCAACCGCGCCCTGCAGGACCTCAAGTCTGACCGCATCAACGGCACAGGCGTTCTGATCGTGGACTGA